The following are encoded in a window of Paenibacillaceae bacterium GAS479 genomic DNA:
- a CDS encoding dinuclear metal center protein, YbgI/SA1388 family, producing MYANGYVVTGLMEQLAPKKYAVENDRIGLQLGTLQKPVRKVLVALDVTHEVVDEAITAGVDLIIAHHAIIFRPLAKLDTATPAGSLYEKLIKNDIAVYISHTNLDVAESGMNDWMADAVGILPEGRVSLEKVHEERLFKLAVYVPEAHAEAVRQAMWAAGGGTIGAYDQCSFNVSGMGTFRPGAGSSPFIGVAGRLETVDEIRVEMAVTESLLRKTIKAMLAAHPYEETAYDATLLEREGKSLGLGRSGRLVKPTTLAELAERVKVAFDVPFVRITGNPEAEIRKAAVLGGSGARYWKPAQFAGAQVLITGDIDYHSAHDALAAGMLLIDPGHNAEKIMKQQVTQWLSERLTTSKYATEIIASTINTEPFQLA from the coding sequence ATGTACGCAAACGGGTATGTCGTAACAGGACTGATGGAGCAGCTTGCTCCTAAGAAATACGCCGTGGAAAATGATCGAATTGGTCTTCAGCTGGGAACGTTGCAGAAGCCGGTGCGCAAAGTGCTGGTCGCACTTGATGTAACGCATGAGGTTGTTGATGAGGCGATCACAGCAGGCGTCGATCTGATCATTGCTCATCATGCGATTATTTTTCGGCCGCTAGCCAAGCTGGATACGGCAACCCCTGCCGGCTCACTATACGAGAAGCTGATCAAGAACGATATCGCCGTTTATATCTCCCATACTAATCTGGATGTCGCCGAAAGCGGCATGAATGATTGGATGGCGGATGCCGTTGGCATTTTGCCAGAAGGCCGTGTCAGTTTGGAAAAGGTACATGAGGAGCGCCTGTTCAAGCTAGCTGTTTATGTTCCGGAAGCACATGCAGAGGCAGTCCGTCAGGCGATGTGGGCGGCAGGAGGCGGGACGATCGGCGCTTACGATCAATGCAGCTTCAACGTTAGCGGCATGGGCACATTCCGTCCTGGAGCTGGAAGCAGCCCGTTCATCGGCGTTGCCGGAAGACTGGAGACGGTCGATGAAATCCGTGTCGAGATGGCTGTGACGGAAAGTTTGCTACGCAAAACGATAAAGGCGATGCTGGCTGCACATCCTTATGAGGAAACGGCCTATGATGCGACGCTTCTAGAGCGTGAAGGTAAGTCGCTTGGACTTGGCCGCAGCGGCCGACTGGTGAAGCCGACTACGCTAGCAGAGCTGGCAGAGCGGGTCAAGGTAGCATTTGACGTGCCTTTTGTTCGTATTACAGGTAATCCAGAGGCGGAGATTCGCAAAGCTGCCGTGCTCGGCGGCTCTGGAGCACGTTATTGGAAGCCTGCTCAATTCGCCGGCGCTCAGGTGCTCATCACGGGAGATATCGACTATCATTCGGCGCATGATGCGCTGGCAGCAGGCATGCTGCTCATCGATCCCGGACATAACGCCGAGAAGATTATGAAGCAGCAGGTAACGCAGTGGCTGAGCGAGCGGTTAACAACTTCCAAGTACGCAACGGAGATAATCGCTTCTACAATAAATACCGAGCCATTCCAGCTTGCCTAA
- a CDS encoding cysteine desulfurase has protein sequence MNQEEPLLYFDHCASTPPHPEVIRTLAEVMERHYANPSSIHRLGLDAGRLLGGARELMGRLFGTTSEEWIFTSGGTESNQLAIKGAAYAAKHRGKHVITSATEHPSVREAFESLAADGFEVTYLPVNDVGLISVDMLQEAIRPDTTLVSLMHVNNEVGTIGPIADVGALLRKYPGISFHVDGVQSIGKLPIHLREWGVDLFSGSAHKLRGPKGTGFLYVRGGMRLEPLLGGGGQEGGLRGGTPNVPGIVASVKALRMALESQQEREGRMRALRTRLLRRLQQLPELIINGETDPISDKQAPHILHFSYPGMKPEVIVHALEERGIIISTKSACSSRDERPSEVLLAMGYPIPRAAGGLRVSFGDEHDEAAVDQIAEALEAVVRLLKPLERGITSK, from the coding sequence ATGAACCAAGAAGAGCCGCTGTTGTATTTTGACCACTGCGCCTCTACGCCTCCGCATCCTGAAGTGATTCGCACGCTTGCTGAAGTGATGGAGCGTCATTATGCCAATCCTTCTTCAATCCATCGCCTTGGGCTGGATGCCGGCAGATTGCTTGGCGGAGCGAGGGAGCTAATGGGACGGTTGTTCGGGACGACGTCGGAGGAATGGATATTCACATCCGGGGGGACGGAGAGCAACCAACTTGCTATAAAGGGAGCCGCATACGCAGCGAAGCATAGAGGAAAACATGTCATTACTTCGGCGACGGAGCATCCCTCCGTACGGGAGGCTTTTGAGAGTCTGGCGGCGGATGGTTTTGAGGTCACTTATTTGCCGGTGAACGATGTCGGCCTGATCTCCGTGGACATGCTGCAGGAAGCGATCCGGCCCGACACAACGCTGGTGAGCCTGATGCATGTGAACAATGAGGTAGGAACGATTGGGCCCATTGCGGATGTGGGTGCACTACTGCGGAAGTATCCGGGCATCAGCTTCCATGTAGATGGGGTGCAGAGCATCGGGAAGCTCCCCATACACCTGCGGGAGTGGGGAGTGGACCTGTTCAGCGGTTCCGCGCATAAGCTACGGGGGCCGAAGGGAACGGGCTTCCTCTATGTGCGCGGCGGCATGCGGCTGGAACCGCTGCTGGGAGGCGGAGGCCAGGAAGGCGGCTTGCGGGGAGGCACGCCTAATGTACCGGGCATAGTCGCTTCCGTCAAGGCGTTGCGTATGGCGCTGGAATCGCAACAAGAGAGAGAAGGGCGGATGCGAGCGTTAAGAACGCGTCTACTGCGCCGTTTGCAACAGTTGCCGGAGCTGATAATTAATGGCGAAACGGATCCGATTTCGGACAAGCAGGCGCCGCATATTTTACATTTTTCCTATCCAGGCATGAAGCCCGAAGTTATTGTCCATGCATTAGAGGAGCGAGGGATAATTATATCGACCAAGTCGGCATGCTCTTCTCGGGACGAACGTCCGAGCGAAGTGCTGCTTGCTATGGGATACCCGATTCCACGGGCCGCTGGAGGACTTCGAGTCAGCTTTGGTGATGAACATGATGAGGCAGCCGTCGATCAGATTGCAGAGGCATTAGAAGCAGTTGTACGGCTTTTGAAGCCGTTGGAGAGGGGCATTACGAGTAAATGA
- a CDS encoding RNA polymerase, sigma 70 subunit, RpoD, whose product MANDQHTELDNEQKMELVKDQLIEQGKKRSSLSYKEIMDKLAPFDQEPEQIDEFFEQLDDLGIEVTNERDDRPSPLGGEEQEREADEFNFDDDLSLPPGIKINDPVRMYLKEIGRVPLLLADDEIELAKRIEKGDEEAKRRLAEANLRLVVSIAKRYVGRGMLFLDLIQEGNMGLIKAVEKFDHQKGFKFSTYATWWIRQAITRAIADQARTIRIPVHMVETINKLIRVSRQLLQELGREPTPEEIAAEMDLSTEKVREIMKIAQEPVSLETPIGEEDDSHLGDFIEDQEALAPADAAAYELLKEQLEDVLDTLTEREENVLRLRFGLDDGRTRTLEEVGKVFGVTRERIRQIEAKALRKLRHPSRSKRLKDFLE is encoded by the coding sequence ATGGCGAATGACCAACATACGGAGCTGGACAACGAGCAAAAAATGGAGCTGGTCAAAGATCAACTCATCGAGCAGGGGAAAAAGCGGTCTTCCCTGTCTTATAAAGAAATCATGGATAAGCTGGCTCCTTTTGACCAAGAGCCAGAACAGATTGATGAATTTTTCGAGCAGCTCGACGATCTTGGCATTGAAGTAACAAATGAGCGCGATGACAGACCTTCTCCGCTTGGCGGCGAAGAGCAGGAGCGCGAAGCGGATGAATTCAATTTTGATGATGACCTGAGCTTGCCTCCGGGCATCAAGATCAATGATCCAGTGCGCATGTATCTCAAAGAAATCGGACGGGTGCCCTTGCTGCTGGCCGATGATGAGATTGAGCTTGCCAAGCGGATCGAGAAGGGTGACGAAGAAGCCAAGCGCCGTCTTGCGGAAGCGAATCTTCGTCTTGTCGTCAGCATCGCCAAACGCTATGTCGGACGCGGAATGTTGTTCCTCGACTTGATTCAAGAAGGCAATATGGGTCTTATCAAAGCGGTAGAGAAATTCGACCATCAAAAGGGCTTTAAGTTCAGCACATACGCCACATGGTGGATCCGCCAAGCTATTACTCGCGCGATTGCTGACCAAGCCCGGACGATTCGGATTCCAGTGCATATGGTCGAGACCATTAACAAGCTGATTCGTGTATCCCGTCAGCTTCTGCAGGAGCTTGGGCGCGAACCTACGCCGGAAGAAATCGCTGCAGAGATGGATCTTAGCACCGAAAAGGTGCGCGAGATCATGAAGATTGCTCAGGAGCCGGTGTCGCTTGAGACGCCAATCGGTGAAGAGGATGATTCACATCTGGGTGATTTCATTGAGGATCAGGAGGCGCTTGCTCCGGCAGATGCCGCCGCTTACGAACTGCTCAAGGAACAGCTCGAAGATGTGCTGGACACGCTGACAGAACGTGAGGAAAATGTACTGAGGCTCCGCTTCGGCCTGGATGATGGCCGTACTCGGACGCTGGAGGAAGTAGGCAAAGTATTCGGCGTTACGCGCGAGCGTATCCGTCAGATCGAAGCCAAGGCATTGCGCAAGTTGCGCCATCCTAGTCGCAGCAAGCGGCTCAAAGACTTCCTCGAATAA
- a CDS encoding DNA primase, with protein MAYGKIPESVIEEVRRHHEIVDTVGKYVHLTKNGKYMKGLCPFHSERTPSFTVTPELQIFHCYGCGKGGNVIRFIEEIEGYSFPEAVRHLAEQAGMPITWDVPGESSSPRDPELDASYEANELAAKFYHYLLNNSAQGQEAKAYLIERGLNGRLIDEFTIGFAPESWDTLSRFLQSRGYEPELLEKAGLLSAKNDGSGHVDRFRARIMFPIRAKDGKICGFAGRVMDDSKPKYLNTPETKLFAKSKLLYQLHSARAVFRKKRSAVLFEGYMDVIKAWSAGVKNGIAAMGTALTDDHAALLSREVDEVILCYDGDDAGQAAAMKSIPILEKAGLKALIAILPKGMDPDEHITRFGAETFMREVMEHPVSVTKFKLLYSRRNHTLLGEEGRKNYVMEAVGIVAELDSRTEQEIYLKELSREFELSLESLKQDCHRIWSERQKSRPDRDKNDISWNNGRNETRRAPSAPTMLPAYQRAERRLLSVMIRDAEIARSVYDRLGDAFNVEDHVALAAYLYAYYAQGLEPDVSRFIASLQDERLERAAASILMNEDASPFDEHMLMAYIHEIQKVPRLKEIEIRREEALRAERAGDVLKAAKIQIEIIALERQLKERQDDPF; from the coding sequence GTGGCATACGGCAAGATACCGGAAAGCGTTATTGAAGAAGTGCGCCGGCATCATGAAATTGTAGACACAGTCGGGAAGTACGTTCATCTGACCAAGAACGGCAAATATATGAAGGGGCTGTGTCCGTTCCATTCGGAGCGCACGCCTTCCTTCACGGTGACGCCCGAGCTGCAAATTTTCCATTGCTACGGCTGCGGCAAGGGCGGCAATGTCATTCGGTTCATTGAAGAGATCGAGGGCTACTCCTTCCCGGAAGCCGTCCGCCACTTGGCGGAACAGGCAGGGATGCCCATCACATGGGATGTGCCCGGAGAGAGCTCTTCGCCGCGTGACCCCGAGCTTGATGCCTCGTATGAGGCCAATGAGCTTGCCGCCAAGTTTTATCATTACTTGCTCAACAACTCCGCGCAAGGTCAAGAGGCAAAGGCCTATCTGATCGAGCGGGGATTGAACGGCAGACTGATTGACGAATTCACCATCGGCTTTGCACCGGAGAGTTGGGATACGCTATCCAGATTTCTGCAATCGAGGGGCTACGAGCCTGAGCTGCTGGAAAAAGCGGGACTGCTGTCGGCCAAAAATGATGGAAGCGGGCATGTGGATCGTTTCCGAGCCCGTATTATGTTCCCGATTCGGGCGAAGGACGGCAAGATTTGCGGTTTTGCCGGACGTGTTATGGATGATTCCAAGCCCAAGTATTTGAACACGCCCGAGACGAAGCTGTTTGCCAAAAGCAAACTGCTGTATCAACTGCACTCGGCACGGGCCGTTTTCCGCAAAAAGCGTTCAGCTGTCCTTTTCGAAGGTTATATGGATGTCATCAAGGCTTGGTCAGCTGGGGTTAAAAACGGGATTGCCGCTATGGGAACTGCCTTAACAGATGATCATGCGGCGCTGCTTTCCCGCGAGGTTGATGAGGTAATTCTCTGCTATGATGGTGATGACGCTGGACAAGCTGCTGCGATGAAGTCCATTCCTATTCTCGAAAAAGCCGGGCTCAAGGCGCTTATCGCGATACTCCCAAAGGGCATGGACCCCGACGAGCATATTACGCGATTCGGTGCGGAGACCTTTATGAGAGAGGTCATGGAGCATCCCGTATCCGTAACTAAATTTAAGCTACTATATTCCCGCAGGAATCATACACTCTTAGGAGAAGAGGGCCGTAAAAACTATGTCATGGAAGCCGTTGGCATAGTTGCGGAACTGGATTCCCGTACGGAACAGGAAATATACCTGAAGGAGCTTTCTCGCGAATTCGAGCTGTCTCTGGAATCGCTCAAGCAGGACTGTCATCGGATCTGGAGCGAGCGGCAGAAATCAAGGCCCGACAGGGATAAGAACGACATTTCGTGGAATAATGGTAGGAATGAAACAAGGCGCGCGCCCTCGGCACCTACAATGCTGCCCGCTTACCAGCGAGCAGAACGCAGATTGCTGAGCGTGATGATACGGGATGCAGAAATAGCGCGGAGTGTGTATGACCGGCTCGGAGATGCATTCAATGTGGAAGATCACGTGGCTCTTGCTGCTTATCTGTACGCCTATTATGCACAGGGGCTTGAACCGGATGTTAGTCGGTTCATCGCTTCCCTGCAGGATGAACGCCTGGAAAGGGCTGCTGCTTCCATTCTGATGAACGAGGATGCATCTCCCTTTGACGAGCATATGCTTATGGCCTACATTCATGAAATTCAAAAGGTGCCTCGTCTAAAGGAAATCGAAATTCGCAGGGAAGAAGCGCTGCGGGCGGAAAGAGCCGGCGATGTGCTGAAAGCGGCAAAGATTCAAATTGAGATTATCGCCCTAGAAAGACAGCTCAAGGAACGGCAGGATGATCCTTTCTAG
- a CDS encoding tRNA (adenine22-N1)-methyltransferase: MLNSKRLTAIADYVAQGARVADIGSDHALLPIELVSRGTCPSAIAGEVNDGPLEAARRGIAAAGLGRVINARKGNGLEVLQPGEADTVTIAGMGGALIVSILEAGRQTGKLEGVSQLVLQPNVGEELVRSWLLEQGWLLAEESILEEDGKYYEIVHALRQADAAARNEAIYGGEPLLNNLTADDDRQLKLKLGPFLARSKQPVFIEKWRSELHKMKRIEAQIGQSVTEDASKRREAMAKEIKVIEEVLECTQTGMS, encoded by the coding sequence ATGTTGAATTCCAAACGATTAACCGCTATTGCGGACTATGTCGCCCAAGGCGCAAGAGTTGCCGATATTGGCTCGGATCATGCCTTGCTGCCAATTGAGCTTGTAAGCCGGGGGACATGCCCGTCCGCGATAGCAGGAGAAGTAAATGACGGCCCGTTAGAGGCGGCGCGCAGAGGCATTGCTGCAGCGGGCCTTGGGCGCGTAATCAATGCTCGTAAGGGCAATGGGCTTGAAGTGCTGCAGCCCGGCGAAGCGGATACGGTAACAATTGCCGGAATGGGCGGAGCCCTTATTGTCTCGATTTTAGAGGCAGGGAGGCAAACCGGCAAGCTGGAAGGCGTTTCGCAACTCGTGCTGCAGCCGAATGTAGGCGAGGAGCTGGTGCGCTCCTGGCTGCTGGAGCAAGGGTGGTTGCTGGCCGAGGAATCCATACTGGAAGAGGATGGCAAATACTACGAAATCGTCCATGCGCTTCGCCAAGCGGACGCTGCCGCCCGCAACGAAGCCATTTACGGAGGAGAGCCACTGCTTAACAATCTTACTGCGGACGACGACAGGCAGCTAAAGCTGAAGCTGGGGCCTTTTCTCGCTCGTTCCAAACAACCGGTATTTATCGAGAAATGGCGCTCGGAGCTCCATAAAATGAAGCGCATCGAGGCGCAGATTGGGCAGTCGGTCACCGAGGATGCAAGCAAACGCCGAGAGGCTATGGCCAAAGAAATCAAGGTGATCGAGGAGGTGCTGGAATGTACGCAAACGGGTATGTCGTAA
- a CDS encoding Transglycosylase SLT domain-containing protein: MSIDPRTLTALIKLQLAPSLEMFTGTGSNSTSATNNGFEQILSGLTSATSSSSLDTSALQGAETGYTDVNVSGYGGGSSGNSVGTLGMDSAGLQAALVAAGSSLADVGMGTTNGSGSEASAPFDSLINGAAAKYGISPSLIRSVIDAESSFNPQAVSSAGAKGLMQLMDGTASGLGVTNSFDPAQNIDGGTKYLSYLLGKFENSVPAALAAYNAGPGRLDRLGIKDEASLNEKYESLPQETQNYVLKVMRKLEGAGL; the protein is encoded by the coding sequence ATGTCGATTGACCCACGAACGCTTACCGCACTTATCAAGCTCCAGCTTGCTCCAAGCCTGGAGATGTTTACAGGAACCGGAAGTAATAGTACGTCAGCCACGAACAATGGATTTGAACAAATTCTTAGTGGGCTGACCTCAGCAACCTCCTCCAGTAGTTTGGACACGAGCGCTCTGCAAGGTGCTGAGACTGGCTACACCGATGTTAATGTCTCAGGATATGGCGGAGGTTCGTCAGGTAACAGTGTCGGCACTCTAGGCATGGATTCGGCGGGTTTACAAGCAGCTCTAGTCGCTGCCGGAAGCAGCCTTGCCGATGTCGGTATGGGGACGACGAATGGGAGTGGCAGCGAGGCGTCTGCCCCTTTTGATTCATTGATTAATGGAGCAGCTGCCAAATACGGCATTTCCCCCTCGCTAATTCGCAGCGTCATCGATGCGGAGTCTTCCTTCAATCCGCAAGCCGTCTCTTCTGCAGGCGCCAAAGGTCTTATGCAGTTAATGGATGGCACGGCCAGCGGACTTGGAGTGACAAATTCCTTCGATCCCGCCCAAAATATCGATGGCGGTACGAAGTATCTGTCTTATCTGCTCGGCAAGTTTGAAAATAGTGTACCTGCAGCTCTCGCTGCTTATAATGCCGGCCCTGGACGGCTTGACCGGCTTGGAATCAAGGATGAGGCGTCGCTTAACGAGAAGTATGAGTCGTTGCCGCAGGAGACGCAGAACTATGTGCTTAAGGTAATGCGCAAGCTAGAAGGGGCCGGGTTGTAA
- a CDS encoding integral membrane protein, YjbE family: protein MEWLGPLLTIIFIDLMLAGDNAIVIALAARNLPKHQQKKAVIWGTFGAIAIRMVATLLVVYLLDVPWLHLAGGLLLVWIAYKLLVQEDSSHDNIKAGSTLGSAIWTIVIADAAMGIDNVLAVAGASHGNVWLVIIGLIISIPIVVWGSTLFIKLIEKFPWILYIGSAVLAYTAAKMITSEKKLADFFGANGMPEWLFMAIIVIVVIGAGVLKNTMQKNKAEKHRERESH from the coding sequence ATGGAATGGTTAGGCCCGCTGTTAACTATTATTTTTATCGACCTTATGCTGGCGGGCGACAACGCGATCGTCATCGCGCTTGCCGCGCGTAATCTGCCTAAGCATCAACAGAAAAAGGCAGTCATTTGGGGGACGTTTGGTGCCATCGCAATTCGTATGGTCGCCACCTTGCTGGTCGTTTACTTGCTGGATGTTCCTTGGTTGCATCTTGCTGGCGGCTTGTTGCTCGTATGGATCGCATACAAGCTACTTGTGCAGGAAGACAGCAGCCATGATAATATCAAGGCCGGAAGTACGCTCGGTTCAGCTATCTGGACGATCGTTATCGCCGATGCCGCAATGGGTATCGATAACGTTCTGGCCGTAGCCGGAGCATCCCATGGCAACGTATGGCTCGTCATTATCGGCCTGATCATTAGCATTCCGATCGTTGTATGGGGAAGCACCCTGTTCATCAAGCTGATTGAGAAGTTCCCATGGATTCTCTATATCGGTTCTGCCGTGCTTGCTTACACTGCAGCGAAGATGATTACAAGCGAGAAGAAATTGGCTGATTTCTTCGGCGCCAATGGAATGCCGGAATGGCTGTTCATGGCGATTATAGTCATCGTTGTTATCGGCGCTGGCGTCCTGAAAAATACGATGCAAAAGAACAAAGCGGAAAAGCACCGCGAACGGGAATCACACTAA
- a CDS encoding type VII secretion-associated serine protease mycosin, which translates to MRKKWIGAFTALALLTLLIPISPWFIPGKQPQEQKAKTRALSAEQEKQLKAADIRHDMEATAQLCASQCSKDIGTLFRLAGEPASKRTEHMRHLIAQHPQMVFLSWGDGSSSDTTVGSVPSDAGQLAKAHSDKAFQSIKAGSRYQAQAMSTAGKRYLLLGIPAPEGKGGIVGLIRQNVVGDVERHQMRNLRQVPYPAEGNYRIESVRAGSNREFTVRTGEDNGGASHYHIHEVVVRFPTEPTKKQMEQIKRDIGASSENHMRNVYVFRSRSLETDKMKAYFRKKWNPTYVEPHYLYLTNESPNNAPIDVTPIVPNDRLYSDYQWNLPSIETELGWNLSKGSEAVKVAVLDTGVQQDHPDLVGKLTKGMNIVTSGKAPVDDVGHGTHVAGIIAASVNNGEGIAGLTWYNKIMPVKVLDNSGAGSTYSVAQGLIWAVDNGAKVINMSLGNYAQSDFLHDAIKYAFERDVVLVAASGNDNSAQPGYPAAYPEVFAVGSTDSRGEKSSFSNYGDYIDVAAPGDSIASTYLEGQYAALSGTSMASPHVSALAALIRSRNPALTNVEVYELMRSTARDLGVKGKDSYFGYGQIDIDKALQAAESNGKNADLAAGPAKNPNTAAVVPNSTAGTNNAVGKTAAESLQSFPARLRERLEELVRSIGFP; encoded by the coding sequence ATGAGAAAAAAATGGATCGGCGCTTTTACTGCGCTGGCTTTACTTACGTTGTTGATTCCAATCAGTCCATGGTTCATTCCCGGAAAGCAGCCTCAGGAGCAGAAAGCCAAGACGCGGGCCTTGTCCGCAGAGCAAGAAAAGCAGCTTAAGGCAGCTGATATTCGGCATGATATGGAAGCGACAGCGCAGCTTTGCGCCAGCCAATGCTCGAAAGACATCGGAACGCTGTTCCGGCTTGCTGGCGAGCCGGCTTCCAAACGCACGGAACATATGCGGCATTTGATCGCCCAACATCCACAGATGGTTTTTTTGAGCTGGGGAGACGGAAGCAGCTCTGACACCACTGTCGGAAGTGTTCCTTCCGATGCGGGGCAGCTTGCAAAGGCTCATTCCGATAAGGCATTTCAATCCATTAAAGCAGGTTCCCGTTATCAAGCTCAGGCTATGTCCACTGCGGGCAAAAGATATTTGCTGCTCGGTATTCCTGCACCTGAAGGTAAAGGTGGTATTGTCGGCCTGATTCGGCAAAATGTGGTCGGCGATGTGGAGCGGCATCAAATGCGCAATTTGCGGCAAGTCCCCTATCCTGCGGAAGGAAACTACCGAATCGAGTCGGTCCGAGCCGGCTCAAACCGTGAGTTCACGGTCCGTACGGGCGAAGATAATGGAGGCGCAAGCCATTATCATATTCATGAGGTCGTTGTCCGCTTTCCCACAGAGCCGACAAAGAAGCAAATGGAGCAAATTAAGCGAGACATCGGGGCTTCCTCGGAAAACCATATGCGTAACGTATACGTCTTTCGTTCCCGATCGCTGGAAACAGATAAAATGAAAGCTTATTTCCGCAAAAAGTGGAATCCGACTTATGTAGAGCCGCATTATCTTTATTTGACCAATGAGTCACCTAATAACGCGCCCATAGATGTAACACCCATCGTGCCGAATGATCGTCTCTATTCCGATTACCAGTGGAACCTTCCATCGATTGAGACCGAGCTTGGCTGGAATCTGTCCAAAGGAAGCGAAGCTGTCAAAGTCGCTGTTCTTGACACAGGCGTGCAGCAGGATCATCCCGATCTGGTAGGCAAGCTGACCAAAGGAATGAACATCGTTACCTCCGGCAAGGCCCCTGTGGATGATGTCGGGCATGGAACGCATGTAGCCGGCATTATTGCGGCTTCCGTTAATAATGGCGAAGGAATCGCCGGCTTGACCTGGTACAACAAAATTATGCCAGTCAAAGTATTAGACAACAGCGGTGCCGGCTCAACTTATTCCGTGGCTCAAGGTCTGATATGGGCGGTCGATAATGGGGCCAAAGTGATTAACATGAGCCTTGGAAACTACGCTCAGTCGGATTTTTTACATGACGCGATCAAATACGCGTTCGAGCGGGATGTCGTGCTCGTCGCGGCAAGCGGGAATGACAATTCAGCACAGCCCGGTTATCCGGCCGCTTATCCGGAAGTTTTTGCAGTCGGGTCGACAGACTCCCGCGGTGAAAAATCTTCCTTTTCCAACTATGGTGATTATATCGACGTTGCAGCTCCTGGCGACAGCATCGCCAGCACCTATCTCGAGGGCCAGTATGCGGCGCTCTCCGGAACTTCAATGGCCAGTCCGCATGTCTCGGCGCTAGCGGCGCTTATCCGCTCCCGTAATCCCGCATTGACCAATGTAGAGGTGTACGAGCTCATGCGCAGCACAGCCCGCGATCTTGGGGTCAAAGGCAAGGATTCCTATTTCGGCTACGGCCAGATCGATATCGACAAAGCGCTTCAAGCAGCAGAAAGCAATGGTAAAAATGCCGATTTGGCAGCAGGCCCGGCTAAGAATCCAAATACAGCTGCTGTTGTGCCGAATTCAACTGCTGGCACTAATAATGCCGTCGGCAAAACTGCCGCCGAATCATTGCAATCCTTCCCGGCGCGGCTCCGCGAGCGCTTGGAGGAGCTTGTTCGCAGCATCGGGTTCCCCTGA
- a CDS encoding thiamine biosynthesis protein ThiI yields MKYDHITVRYGELTLKGRNRGRFEQQMFRQIKNSLRHLEGLEFEKTYARAYIKLNGVDYEQVAEGLRRVFGLHSFSPVIRADNELEAIKEAALSLWESLEVKPATFKVKVKRGWKGFPHVTHELQHLIGSHILRAAPELKVDVHRPEMELNVDIQPEGAYIFCRSEPGAGGFPYGSNGKAMLLLSGGIDSPVAGWSAMRKGLELELVHYHSFPFTSEQATDKVIELARQLSLYAGKPLKLHLVPFTDIQTRFTRTGQDHLIITLMRRAMLEIAGMLAERNGAGGIVSGDSLGQVASQTLGSMNVIGRVLDIPLLRPLIMMDKQEIIDRAVKIGTYTTSILPFEDCCTLFVPKSPSTNPNLRVVERTENGITELKELLLKAADGVETVNLDGGKVFRKKTVLHEAEERDWF; encoded by the coding sequence ATGAAATACGATCATATAACGGTTCGCTATGGCGAACTAACGCTGAAGGGCCGAAACCGGGGTCGCTTCGAGCAGCAAATGTTTCGTCAGATCAAAAATAGCCTGCGGCATTTGGAAGGGCTTGAATTTGAGAAAACCTATGCCCGCGCTTATATAAAGCTGAATGGAGTGGACTACGAGCAGGTAGCGGAAGGCTTGCGTCGGGTTTTTGGCCTCCATTCATTCAGTCCCGTCATCAGAGCGGACAACGAACTGGAGGCAATCAAGGAAGCAGCACTTTCGCTGTGGGAATCGCTTGAGGTTAAGCCAGCTACATTTAAAGTAAAGGTCAAGAGAGGCTGGAAAGGCTTCCCTCATGTGACACATGAGCTTCAGCATTTAATCGGCTCTCATATTCTGCGCGCTGCTCCTGAGTTAAAAGTCGATGTCCATCGCCCAGAAATGGAGCTGAATGTCGATATTCAACCAGAAGGAGCTTATATTTTCTGCCGTAGTGAGCCCGGAGCGGGAGGTTTCCCGTATGGTTCCAATGGCAAAGCGATGCTGCTGTTGTCCGGAGGTATAGACAGTCCTGTAGCAGGGTGGTCGGCAATGCGCAAAGGACTGGAATTGGAACTTGTGCATTATCACAGTTTTCCTTTTACAAGCGAGCAAGCTACAGACAAAGTAATTGAACTGGCCAGGCAGCTTTCGCTATATGCGGGAAAACCGCTGAAGCTGCATTTAGTGCCGTTCACCGATATTCAGACCCGATTCACGCGAACGGGGCAGGATCACTTGATTATTACGCTTATGCGCAGAGCGATGCTTGAGATTGCCGGCATGCTGGCGGAGAGAAATGGAGCCGGAGGAATTGTATCCGGCGACAGCCTTGGCCAAGTCGCGAGTCAAACGCTCGGCAGTATGAATGTTATAGGACGAGTCCTCGATATTCCTTTATTGAGGCCTCTGATCATGATGGACAAACAGGAGATTATTGACCGTGCCGTCAAGATCGGTACGTATACAACTTCCATTTTGCCATTTGAGGACTGCTGCACGCTATTCGTACCAAAATCGCCGAGTACCAATCCTAACCTTAGAGTAGTGGAAAGAACAGAAAACGGAATTACGGAGCTGAAGGAGCTACTGCTTAAAGCAGCGGATGGGGTGGAGACGGTCAATTTGGACGGAGGCAAAGTGTTCCGGAAGAAGACGGTTCTTCATGAAGCTGAGGAGCGGGACTGGTTCTAA